One Solanum pennellii chromosome 9, SPENNV200 DNA segment encodes these proteins:
- the LOC107030038 gene encoding uncharacterized protein LOC107030038 gives MARGRGRGRGSGRKMSITIDGSSTEACMEALGIQEHVPAQREETSSEAEDARNTTVVRKLSLDPLGIEEEVFGNSDLKGFEDESNIDGNGTVTRNLAEKISEEEGNMNDNEQEKKTNEPWVNMFKNNRVASNGMQLTYFPPQVVYGQTMVQLEEKEVQEEEKKWKCALIAYVVGECSGYNTMKRYIMMNWSSVSKPEVFLHEDGYYLIKFQKISDMNEILFSGPYTINNRPIILKQWCPEFDLGSEFLTEIPLWVNFPKLPLNCWGVGSLSRIASAIGVPLFADECTTKQTRISYARMLVEVNVTKAIPQKITVVDPNGKTFMQDVELEWRPQYCDKCQKIGHVCKMEQAAKEEMPKRRRPWKKVTQTWQYKVPISQSIEQEKVEEQRQEINIRPQEEQQEKEQEIVQKLDQQTPKNDKQTNVDGQLDLSLANFPMLKAIPTRNGFESLMHNKMTSLTVDRGLIETRVKEKNMKTVLKGIVPGWKVNERSKDYQFIVTVVYGFNTVEQRKSLWQEMKTMSKGVTQPWLIAGDFNAILSTKDRLDGGPVTKNEIQDFGDCVRDMEITELQWKGNYYTWNNKQCGEEKISSRIDRAFGNDEWMDKWGHVITEYGNPNISDHIPMMIVLQKTHQYGKVNFKFFNIWTEHESFMDKVDEVWRKDYGNSKMKQVRWKLKNLQPVLTQLNKKEFKYIGKQIEMARVEIANVQDQLKEKATDELVGMEKELLIKLEKWSLIEESALRQKARIKWIQLGDANNKFFSSIIKERTQKKQIRNIMPLKGKMLYAKNDIQEEFVSFYNSLMGT, from the exons ATGGCGAGGGGAAGAGGCAGAGGACGTGGAAGTGGTCGGAAAATGTCAATTACGATTGATGGTAGCTCAACTGAAGCTTGTATGGAAGCATTAGGAATACAAGAGCATGTACCAGCTCAAAGAGAAGAAACAAGTTCTGAAGCTGAGGATGCTAGAAACACCACAGTAGTTAGAAAACTGAGCTTAGATCCACTAGGAATTGAGGAGGAAGTGTTTGGGAACTCAGATCTAAAAGGGTTTGAAGATGAAAGTAACATAGATGGTAATGGAACAGTAACAAGGAACTTAGCTGAGAAGAtaagtgaagaagaaggaaacaTGAATGATAATGAACAGGAGAAGAAGACTAATGAGCCATGGGTTAACATGTTTAAGAACAATCGTGTAGCTAGCAATGGAATGCAACTAACCTACTTTCCTCCACAGGTTGTTTATGGCCAAACAATGGTGCAGTTGGAGGAGAAAGAGgtacaagaagaagaaaagaaatggaAGTGTGCTCTCATTGCATATGTGGTTGGTGAATGCTCTGGGTATAACACTATGAAGAGATATATAATGATGAACTGGTCGAGTGTGAGCAAACCTGAGGTTTTTCTTCATGAGGATGGATATTACTTAATCAAATTTCAGAAGATTAGTGACATGAATGAGATTTTGTTCTCAGGGCCATATACTATCAACAATCGACCAATCATTCTGAAACAGTGGTGTCCTGAGTTTGATCTAGGAAGTGAATTCTTAACAGAGATTCCATTATGGGTGAACTTCCCAAAATTGCCTCTAAACTGCTGGGGTGTGGGATCGTTGAGTAGGATTGCAAGTGCTATAGGAGTTCCCCTTTTTGCTGATGAATGTACCACTAAGCAAACTAGAATATCATATGCTAGAATGCTTGTTGAAGTGAATGTTACAAAAGCTATACCTCAGAAGATAACAGTAGTGGATCCAAATGGGAAGACCTTTATGCAAGATGTTGAGCTAGAATGGAGGCCTCAATACTGTGATAAGTGCCAGAAGATAGGGCATGTGTGTAAGATGGAACAAGCAGCAAAAGAAGAGATGCCAAAGAGAAGAAGGCCTTGGAAAAAAGTAACTCAAACCTGGCAATATAAAGTCCCAATTTCACAATCAATTGAGCAAGAAAAGGTGGAGGAACAAAGGCAAGAGATCAATATTAGGCCACAGGAAGAACAACAGGAGAAGGAACAGGAGATAGTACAGAAGTTAGACCAACAAACACCAAAGAATGATAAACAGACTAATGTAGATGGACAGCTGGACCTGAGTTTGGCTAATTTTCCTATGCTGAAAGCTATACCAACAAGGAATGGCTTTGAGAGCCTCATGCATAATAAAATGACTTCACTTACTGTTGATAGAG GGTTAATTGAAACAAGAGTTAaggagaaaaatatgaaaacagtTCTTAAAGGGATAGTGCCTGGGTGGAAG GTTAATGAGAGAAGCAAAGATTATCAGTTTATAGTAACTGTAGTGTATGGTTTTAATACAGTGGAACAGAGAAAAAGTTTATGGCAGGAAATGAAGACAATGTCAAAAGGTGTTACTCAGCCTTGGCTCATTGCAGGAGATTTTAATGCTATTCTCTCTACTAAGGATAGGTTAGATGGAGGGCCTGTTACTAAGAATGAAATACAAGACTTTGGTGATTGTGTGAGAGATATGGAGATTACTGAATTGCAGTGGAAAGGGAACTACTATACCTGGAATAATAAACAGTgtggagaagaaaaaatatcaagtaGAATTGATAGAGCATTTGGGAATGATGAATGGATGGATAAATGGGGACATGTCATTACTGAGTATGGGAATCCAAATATATCTGATCATATCCCTATGATGATAGTATTACAAAAAACTCACCAGTATGGAAAAgtcaattttaaattctttaatatATGGACTGAGCATGAAAGTTTCATGGATAAGGTGGATGAAGTATGGAGAAAAGACTATGGGAATAGCAAAATGAAACAAGTGCGGTGGAAATTGAAGAACCTTCAGCCAGTTTTAACTCAGTTGAATAAAAAAGAGTTTAAATATATTGGGAAGCAGATTGAGATGGCTAGAGTGGAAATTGCAAATGTCCAAGATCAACTAAAAGAGAAGGCTACTGATGAGCTAGTTGGGATGGAAAAAGAGTTATTAATCAAGCTGGAAAAATGGTCTTTGATAGAAGAAAGTGCTTTGAGGCAGAAAGCAAGGATAAAATGGATTCAATTAGGGGATGCCAACAATAAGTTCTTCAGCTCAATTATAAAGGAGAGAActcaaaagaaacaaataaggAATATTATGCCTTTGAAGGGTAAGATGCTATATGCTAAGAATGATATTCAGGAGGAGTTTGTGAGCTTTTACAATAGTCTTATGGGAACTTAA